One part of the Musa acuminata AAA Group cultivar baxijiao chromosome BXJ1-5, Cavendish_Baxijiao_AAA, whole genome shotgun sequence genome encodes these proteins:
- the LOC135673371 gene encoding uncharacterized protein LOC135673371, with product MGGAGEAMELFSSVSGGSESFAGMTEAAVSDEWEHVERPHLAEEGNAVFPPNLHEGLDLHPHAHLGVEMSASAVENEEKIEEEEEEERAVMQRCALSGSGRRSLETGLEMVCSRIPLWRGKGSGWSGGEGWWLAAVAGFAGLMMYLSRRHRWEKELLLLLNKDKDQRISQLLNQIALMNEMVAARRRVPVMRRL from the exons ATGGGTGGCGCGGGGGAGGCGATGGAGTTGTTCTCCTCCGTCAGCGGCGGCAGTGAAAGCTTCGCCGGGATGACGGAGGCGGCTGTGTCGGACGAGTGGGAGCATGTTGAGCGGCCGCACCTGGCGGAGGAGGGGAATGCTGTATTCCCACCCAATCTCCACGAGGGTCTCGACCTCCACCCTCACGCGCACCTTGGCGTCGAGATGTCGGCTTCTGCGGTAGAGAACGAGGAGaagatagaggaggaggaggaggaagagagagctGTGATGCAGCGGTGTGCTTTGTCGGGTTCGGGAAGGAGGTCTCTTGAAACGGGGCTCGAGATGGTGTGCTCGAGGATTCCTCTTTGGAGAGGAAAAGGGAGCGGTTGGAGCGGAGGTGAAGGCTGGTGGCTCGCCGCCGTAGCCGGGTTCGCAGGGCTCATGATGTACCTGAGTCGGCGACACCGGTGGGAGAAGGAGCTCCTCCTCCTGCTCAACAAGGACAAGGATCAG AGGATAAGCCAGCTCCTGAATCAAATTGCACTGATGAATGAAATGGTGGCTGCACGTCGTCGAGTTCCAGTTATGAGGCGCCTGTGA